In Acinetobacter wanghuae, the sequence TTCCATCGAGAATGTTAATGCAGAATCTTTATCGGTTGGTTGTTTCGGCTCATGAATCGACAACGGCGCACGCATAGAGGTACGACCGGAGTAACGACGTGGTTCACGTGCCACTTTTAAGCCATGTACACGGAAGCCTGCATCTGGTGCTACATCTTGAATTGCTTCTAACGCAGGTACATTTTTCGCAACTGCTTCAATCACATCATCAAGCACGGTCCAAGCAATCGCTTGACCTTTCACGCCAGTTTCAATGGCATGCAACCAGCGCCAAGATTCTTTGATCGCAAGTTCTGGTTTGTAGTAGCTCGGGTCATACACTTGATAGAAACGTTGTGCACGGCCTTCTTGCGATACAACCGTACCATCACCTTCGGCGAAGCTTGCAGCAGAAAGTACGATATTCGCTTTCTTCACAGTTTCAGTTTCTGAGTGATCAAGAACAATCACTTCTTTGCCTGAAAGTGCAGCATCGACTTGTGCAGCAGGTAAACGACGATAAAGGTCATTTTCCACAATCACAACAGTGTCATAGTCTTGTGCAAATGCTTGCTCAAGGCTGTTGCCACCGAAGATTGCCAAGCCCATTGAGTTCACTTCAGGAACAGTCAAAGTTAAGCCTGCATTGCCAAGGTTTTGCGCCACTTGTGCAGCAGCTTCCATGATCGCTGGATCTTGTAAGCTTGTACCCGAAATAATGAGTGGTTTTTTCGCAGCTTTTAAGGTATCTGCAATGGTTTGTGCAAATGCTTTCGCATCATCGTCTAAACCAAGAACGCTTTCGCCTTTAATGCTTGCAGCAACTGCAAAACCTAAACGCGCAATGTCGTTTGGAGAAGCAACAACCTCACCTGTCGCAACGTCAGACAAACGTGTTTGTGTTGCAGCCAAAATGTAAATCGGAGATTTCGCATCTTGGGCAATACGCTGAACAGGTTCAGCCAACCATTCTTGCGTACGGCGCTCTGCCGCCATTTCCTTGCCTTTATTTTTCGCAGCTTGGCGAACAGATAAAGCCATACGTGGCGCAGTTTGTGTCAGGTCTTCACCCAAAATCAATACAGCATCGTAGCTTTCGATTTCACGCATACCTGGGTTGTAAACACCCTCGGTTTGCATAATAGACGCTGCAAGCTCAACTAAGTTTTGCTCTTTTTGAGATAAACCTGTTGAGAAGTTGTCCTGACCCACCAATTCACGAAGTGCAAAGTTTGATTCAAGCGATGCACGCGGAGAACCGATACCCAACACTTTTTTGCCTTGGATTTTTGCAATCACAGTATCAAGCGCTGTATCTACAGACACAGTTTCAACGTTTGTACCTTGACGGAACTGTGGTTGACGCGGACGATCTTCACGGTTCACATAACCCGTACCGAAACGACCTTTATCACATAGGAAGTATTGGTTCACTTCACCGTTGAAACGGTTTTCGACACGACGCAGCTCACCATAACGTTCACCCGGAGAAATATTACAACCCGAAGAACAGCCTTGGCATACGCTTGGCGCATACTGCATGTCCCACTTACGGTTATAACGTTCTGAATGCGTTTTGTCGGTGAATACACCTGTTGGGCAGACTTCAGTCAAGTTACCTGAGAATTCAGATTCTAATGTACCTGATTCTGGACGACCAAAGTAAACGCGTGATGCATTCGCATAGACACCAAAGTCTGTGCCGCCAGCGTAGTCTTTGTAGTAACGAACACAACGGTAACATGCGATACAACGGTTCATCTCGTGCGCAATAAACGAACCAAGCTCTTGGTTGTAATGCGTACGTTTAGTGAAACGGTAACGACGACGATCGTGCTGTGTCATGACTGTCATATCTTGTAAATGACAGTGACCACCTTCTTCACAGACTGGGCAGTCGTGTGGGTGGTTGGTCATTAAGAATTCAACAATCGATGCACGGAATTCCGTTGCTTCTTTGTCTTCAATCGAAATATAGGAATTGTCAGAAGCTGGCGTCATACATGACATCACCAAACGTCCACGCGTATCTTCTGGATTCGCGTATTGTTTGACGGCACATTGACGGCAAGAACCAACAGAACCTAAGGATGGATGCCAACAAAAGTATGGAATATCCAGACCCAAAGACAAACATGCTTGTAGCAAGTTTTCCGAGCCATTTACTTCGTAGTCTTTTCCATCGACATGAATTGTAGCCATAGTCGAATTCCTTAAACTTGTTCGGTGTTGCTAACTTGAGCGGCCGCATTTACGACTTTCGCTTCAAATTCGCCACGGAAATGTTTGAGAGCGCCCATAAGCGGTTCCATTGCACCCGGCGCATGGGCACAGAAAGTCTTACCAATCCACAACTTACGAGTTAGTTCTTGTAAGTGATCGATATCTTCCTGTTTACCTGTACCATTTTCCAATGCTTTCAGCGCTTTCACCGCCCAAGGTAAACCATCACGGCAAGGGGTACAGAAGCCACATGATTCACGTGCAAAGAATTCTTCTAAGTTACGTGTTGCAGACACCATACATTGGGTTTCATCCACCACCATGAGCAAACATGTCCCTAAACGTGAACCTGCTTTCATGATGGTTTCAGCATCCATTGGCAAATCAATATGTTCTGCTGCCAAGAAGTCAGTTGATGCACCACCTGGTAACCATGCTTTCAGTTTTAAACCGTCGCGCATACCACCAGCATGTTCTTCAATCACTTCACGTGCAGTCGTACCAAATGGAAGCTCCCAAAGACCCGGGAATTTCACTTTACCTGAGGCACCGTAAATTTTTGTGCCTGGATCTTTCGATTTACCCGCAGATAAACCGATATACCATTCAGGACCACGCAGCATGATTGCAGGTAAGTTGTTGTAGGTTTCTACGTTGTTGACAATCGTAGGACGCCCCCAAGCACCTGCCACTTGCGGGAATGGCGGCTTAGTACGTGGATTTGCACGGCGACCTTCAAGCGAGTTAATCAATGCAGTTTCTTCACCACAAATATAACGACCCGCACCCGTATGCACGTGTAAATCGAAGCTCCAACCAGATCCTAGGATGTTTTCACCCAAGTAACCTTTGGCACGAATTTGCTCAAGTGCTTCATTTAAGTACTGAGCGGCCTCAATGTATTCGCCACGAATAAAGATATAACCGTGTGTTGCTTCTAGCGTATAACCCGCAATCAACATCCCTTCGATCAATTGATGTGGAAGATCTTCCATCAACAAACGGTCTTTAAAGGTACCCGGTTCCATTTCATCGGCATTACAAATCAGGTAACGTGGACCTGAATTGTCGTTTGGCGCCATGAGCGACCATTTAATACCTGCTGGGAAGCCTGCACCACCACGACCTTTTACAGTTGCAGCTTTAATGACATCAAGTACATCTTTAGGCGGCATTGTGAGTGCTTTTTTAAAGCCCGCATAACCTTCTAAAGCTTCATAGTCATCTGCACTGCGAACATTGGCTTGTTTACTTAAACGCCAAGTCAGTGGATGCGTTTCTGGGTTACCGTCGCCATAAATTGGTTTTGGTTCAGTATTCATACATACTTCTCCAATAACTGTTTAATTGAAGTCACTTCAACCAGACCGTGCGTATCTTCATCAATCATTAAGGTTGGACCTTTGTCACAGTTACCTAAACAGCAAATCGGAAGTAAAGTAAAACGACCATCAGCGGTGGTTTGACCAAACGAGATACCGAGTTCACGTTGGAATGCTTCTGCCAAAGTTTCCGCACCCATCAAGAAACACGCAATCGAATCACATAATAAAATCACGTGACGACCAACAGGTTGACGGTAAATACGGTTATAGAATGTCGCCACGCCTTCCAAATCGGCAACGCTCATTGAAAGCATTTGCGCGATGGCATTCATTTGTGCGTCATCGACCCAACCATTACGGCGTTGTACACATTTAAGTGCATCTAAACATGCCGCACGTGGGTATGGGTAATGACCAATGTGATGTTCGATATCGTGAATTTCTTCCGCAGTCAAAATCCCTTCAACATTCACACGTGGTTTTTTATCAGTCAAAATCATCATAATGCGATTACCCCTTAGCGATCCACGTCAGCCATTACGACGTCAATGGTCGCTAAATAAATGATTAAGTCAGACATTAAGCTGCCGTTAATCACAGAAGGCATTTGCTGTAAATGCGTGAAGGTTGGTGTACGAATACGAGTACGGTAACTCATCGTTGACTTGTCTGAAGTCAAGTAGTAGTTCGACGCACCTTTCACCACTTCCGCCATCACAGATGCTTCACCTGCTGGCATGACAGGACCCCAAGATACGCTTAAGAAGTGCGTAATCAAGGTTTCAATATCTTGTAGTGTCTTGTCTTTTGGTGGTGGAACAGCCAGTGGATGATCTGCTTTATATGCACCAGACGGCATGTTATCTAAACATTGCTTGATGATTTTCAGCGATTCTTCGATTTCACGGTAGTGAACCATGACACGTGCATATGCATCGCCTTCATACTCAAGTGGTACTTCGAAATCATAGTTTTCGTAGCCACTGTATGGACGGTACTTACGTACGTCAAAATCGATACCTGTCGCACGCAGACCTGTACCTGTCACACCCCAAGCCAATGCTGATTTTGCATCGTATTGCGCAACATTACGGGTACGACCAATAAATACAGAGTTTTTCAGCGCTGCAGTATGGTATTCCTTCAAACGTTTAGGCATCCAATCCAAGATTTCACGGATTAAATGTTGCCAGTTGTTTGGAAGGTCGTGTGCTGTACCACCGATACGGAACCATGCTGGGTGCATACGGTAACCGGTGATCGCTTCAATCGCGTCATAGATTTTTTGACGATCGGCGAACATGTAGAACACAGGTGTCATACCGCCGGCATCTTGAATTGCAGTACCAATGAACAATAAGTGGTTATTGATACGGAACAATTCAGACATCATCACGCGAATACATTGTGCACGGTCAGGAACAGTAATCCCTGCCATTTGCTCAACACCTAACACGTAAGGCATGTTTTGCGCACAACCACCTAAGTAGTCGACACGGTCTGTATACGGAATGAATGAATGCCAAGTTTGACGTTCAGCCATCTTTTCCACACCACGGTGGTGATAACCGATGTCAGGCACACAGTCTTTCACTTCTTCACCGTCCAACTGCAGAATGACACGGAAGGCACCGTGCGCAGATGGATGGTTCGGACCCAAGTTTAGGAACATGAAGTCTTCATCTTTATTACCGCGTTTCATACCCCAATCTTCAGGTACGAAGCGAAGATGCTCTTGCTCGTAATCTTGTTTCGCTTGGTTTTGCATGTACGGCGTATATTCAGTCGCACGTGCAGAATATTCTTTACGAAGTGGATGACCTTCCCAATAGGTTGGCAACAAAATACGACGGAGCATTGGATGCCCTTCGAAATTGATGCCGAACATATCGTAAGCTTCACGTTCGTACCAGTTGGCATTTGGCCAAATGTTGGTTGCTGTTGGAAGATTAAGATCACTCTCAGCTAACGCAACTTTAATACGAATATCGGTATTACGCTCTAAAGACAACAAGTGATAGAACACTGTGAAGTCAGATGCAGGCAATCCATCACGGTGCGTACGTAGACGCTCATCTACCGCTGACAAATCGAATAGCATCACGTAAGGACGCGATACAGTACGCAAGAACATTAAGA encodes:
- the nuoG gene encoding NADH-quinone oxidoreductase subunit NuoG, which codes for MATIHVDGKDYEVNGSENLLQACLSLGLDIPYFCWHPSLGSVGSCRQCAVKQYANPEDTRGRLVMSCMTPASDNSYISIEDKEATEFRASIVEFLMTNHPHDCPVCEEGGHCHLQDMTVMTQHDRRRYRFTKRTHYNQELGSFIAHEMNRCIACYRCVRYYKDYAGGTDFGVYANASRVYFGRPESGTLESEFSGNLTEVCPTGVFTDKTHSERYNRKWDMQYAPSVCQGCSSGCNISPGERYGELRRVENRFNGEVNQYFLCDKGRFGTGYVNREDRPRQPQFRQGTNVETVSVDTALDTVIAKIQGKKVLGIGSPRASLESNFALRELVGQDNFSTGLSQKEQNLVELAASIMQTEGVYNPGMREIESYDAVLILGEDLTQTAPRMALSVRQAAKNKGKEMAAERRTQEWLAEPVQRIAQDAKSPIYILAATQTRLSDVATGEVVASPNDIARLGFAVAASIKGESVLGLDDDAKAFAQTIADTLKAAKKPLIISGTSLQDPAIMEAAAQVAQNLGNAGLTLTVPEVNSMGLAIFGGNSLEQAFAQDYDTVVIVENDLYRRLPAAQVDAALSGKEVIVLDHSETETVKKANIVLSAASFAEGDGTVVSQEGRAQRFYQVYDPSYYKPELAIKESWRWLHAIETGVKGQAIAWTVLDDVIEAVAKNVPALEAIQDVAPDAGFRVHGLKVAREPRRYSGRTSMRAPLSIHEPKQPTDKDSALTFSMEGYVGNQTPSALVPFAWSAGWNSPQAWNKFQETVGGSLKGGDSGIRLFDRLAKRPARSYVAPAPVLVNAESFRLVPMHHIFASGEFTLKTPAMESRIPEAVFAVGEQDATRLNLTDGQKITVKAGEASIVLPVQVIEYLPTGYIGYPIGLAPTVSLAEPVSVAVGV
- the nuoF gene encoding NADH-quinone oxidoreductase subunit NuoF; translated protein: MNTEPKPIYGDGNPETHPLTWRLSKQANVRSADDYEALEGYAGFKKALTMPPKDVLDVIKAATVKGRGGAGFPAGIKWSLMAPNDNSGPRYLICNADEMEPGTFKDRLLMEDLPHQLIEGMLIAGYTLEATHGYIFIRGEYIEAAQYLNEALEQIRAKGYLGENILGSGWSFDLHVHTGAGRYICGEETALINSLEGRRANPRTKPPFPQVAGAWGRPTIVNNVETYNNLPAIMLRGPEWYIGLSAGKSKDPGTKIYGASGKVKFPGLWELPFGTTAREVIEEHAGGMRDGLKLKAWLPGGASTDFLAAEHIDLPMDAETIMKAGSRLGTCLLMVVDETQCMVSATRNLEEFFARESCGFCTPCRDGLPWAVKALKALENGTGKQEDIDHLQELTRKLWIGKTFCAHAPGAMEPLMGALKHFRGEFEAKVVNAAAQVSNTEQV
- the nuoE gene encoding NADH-quinone oxidoreductase subunit NuoE, with product MMILTDKKPRVNVEGILTAEEIHDIEHHIGHYPYPRAACLDALKCVQRRNGWVDDAQMNAIAQMLSMSVADLEGVATFYNRIYRQPVGRHVILLCDSIACFLMGAETLAEAFQRELGISFGQTTADGRFTLLPICCLGNCDKGPTLMIDEDTHGLVEVTSIKQLLEKYV
- the nuoC gene encoding NADH-quinone oxidoreductase subunit C/D produces the protein MAETDIAMPESTPVDSRPAFAIVEELKTKFGENFYVQKTFEDFPTVWVERARVQDVLMFLRTVSRPYVMLFDLSAVDERLRTHRDGLPASDFTVFYHLLSLERNTDIRIKVALAESDLNLPTATNIWPNANWYEREAYDMFGINFEGHPMLRRILLPTYWEGHPLRKEYSARATEYTPYMQNQAKQDYEQEHLRFVPEDWGMKRGNKDEDFMFLNLGPNHPSAHGAFRVILQLDGEEVKDCVPDIGYHHRGVEKMAERQTWHSFIPYTDRVDYLGGCAQNMPYVLGVEQMAGITVPDRAQCIRVMMSELFRINNHLLFIGTAIQDAGGMTPVFYMFADRQKIYDAIEAITGYRMHPAWFRIGGTAHDLPNNWQHLIREILDWMPKRLKEYHTAALKNSVFIGRTRNVAQYDAKSALAWGVTGTGLRATGIDFDVRKYRPYSGYENYDFEVPLEYEGDAYARVMVHYREIEESLKIIKQCLDNMPSGAYKADHPLAVPPPKDKTLQDIETLITHFLSVSWGPVMPAGEASVMAEVVKGASNYYLTSDKSTMSYRTRIRTPTFTHLQQMPSVINGSLMSDLIIYLATIDVVMADVDR